A region of bacterium DNA encodes the following proteins:
- a CDS encoding hemolysin family protein translates to MMISPTMIWGTAVFLVMIGISAFFSAAETALFSLTRAQIDELSERKDHKSQRLSHLLADPRRLLVILLSGSTIANIVGATIAAILTSQITQEAGHVAWLAFLIQVVVVSLIIVMGGEILPKLTAIRDPLKWALNWAGAVNGANWILRPVVAILLPFTDAVSRALGVEKRRLWVSEEEIKTLVEVGEEHGALEKQERELIHSIFEFGDTTVREIMVPRTDMICLDVTTPTAKLLETVHSSQHTRIPIYERGIDNIIGILHTKDLLLHYPLDDTFNLRRMLRRPSFVPELKMIHELLKQFQDERLHMAIVVDEYGGTAGLVTLEDVIEEIVGEIQDEHDAERPLWTRVDDQTVVADARLDVETVNQVLDDDVIPTDQDFETLGGFLLDELGNFPEAKTSVEYHNYTFIVEEVKAHRLGKVRIVKREPITESAE, encoded by the coding sequence ATGATGATCTCCCCCACAATGATCTGGGGCACCGCCGTCTTCCTGGTGATGATCGGCATCTCCGCCTTCTTTTCTGCCGCCGAGACCGCCCTGTTTTCCTTGACGCGGGCTCAAATCGACGAGCTTTCCGAGCGGAAAGACCATAAGTCCCAGCGTCTCAGCCATCTGCTGGCCGACCCACGCCGTCTGCTGGTGATTCTGCTCTCCGGCTCCACCATCGCCAACATCGTCGGTGCCACTATTGCCGCGATCCTGACATCCCAAATTACACAGGAAGCCGGACACGTCGCCTGGCTGGCGTTCCTGATTCAGGTGGTGGTGGTCTCGCTGATCATCGTCATGGGCGGCGAGATTCTCCCCAAGCTCACAGCCATCCGCGATCCGCTCAAGTGGGCGCTGAACTGGGCCGGTGCGGTTAATGGAGCCAACTGGATTCTGCGTCCGGTGGTCGCCATTCTGCTGCCCTTTACCGATGCCGTCTCCCGCGCTCTTGGCGTGGAGAAACGCCGGCTCTGGGTTTCCGAAGAAGAAATCAAGACTCTTGTCGAAGTCGGCGAGGAGCACGGCGCGCTCGAAAAGCAGGAACGGGAACTGATCCACTCTATTTTCGAGTTCGGCGATACCACCGTGCGCGAGATCATGGTGCCTCGCACCGACATGATCTGCCTCGATGTAACCACACCCACAGCCAAGCTGCTCGAGACCGTTCATTCTTCCCAGCATACTCGTATTCCCATCTACGAACGCGGCATCGACAACATCATCGGCATCCTTCACACCAAGGATCTCCTGCTGCATTATCCGCTTGATGACACCTTCAATCTGCGCCGCATGTTGCGCCGCCCGAGCTTTGTGCCGGAATTGAAGATGATCCATGAGCTGCTGAAGCAATTTCAGGATGAACGCCTGCATATGGCCATCGTCGTCGATGAATACGGCGGCACCGCAGGCCTTGTGACCCTCGAAGATGTCATCGAAGAGATCGTCGGCGAAATTCAGGATGAACACGACGCAGAGCGTCCGCTCTGGACTCGGGTGGATGACCAGACCGTCGTCGCCGATGCCCGCCTCGATGTCGAAACCGTCAATCAGGTTCTCGATGACGATGTGATCCCCACGGACCAGGATTTCGAGACTCTGGGCGGCTTTCTGCTCGATGAATTAGGTAACTTCCCCGAAGCCAAGACGTCCGTCGAGTACCATAACTACACCTTCATCGTCGAAGAGGTGAAGGCGCACCGCCTGGGTAAAGTGCGCATCGTCAAGCGTGAGCCCATTACCGAGTCCGCCGAATGA
- the ybeY gene encoding rRNA maturation RNase YbeY, which yields MSDQPPSNRRAAGTLEFHSLVPRARVRRNFLLACARLGARHIRGRIGQVNFVLVDDREMARLHRTYSAIRGTTDVLTFDLSDPRKRMTEGDIYICLDQARRQAREYGVPLYQETARLAVHGVLHLAGYDDATDEQRLIMRRLEDRALAAGESSI from the coding sequence TTGAGCGACCAGCCTCCCAGTAACAGGCGCGCCGCCGGAACCTTGGAATTCCATTCGCTGGTTCCGCGGGCGCGCGTGCGCCGAAACTTTCTTCTTGCCTGCGCGCGGCTCGGTGCCCGGCACATCCGCGGTAGAATCGGTCAGGTCAATTTCGTGCTGGTGGATGACCGGGAAATGGCGCGGCTCCACCGCACCTACTCTGCCATTCGCGGCACCACCGATGTGCTGACCTTTGACCTTTCCGACCCCCGCAAACGCATGACCGAGGGCGACATCTATATCTGCCTTGATCAAGCTCGACGTCAGGCCCGCGAATACGGTGTCCCCCTTTATCAGGAAACCGCGCGGCTTGCTGTCCACGGCGTGTTGCACCTTGCCGGATATGATGATGCCACCGATGAGCAGCGCCTCATCATGCGGCGGCTGGAAGACCGCGCCTTGGCAGCAGGGGAGAGCAGCATATGA
- the aspS gene encoding aspartate--tRNA ligase, with amino-acid sequence MKRRTHTCGQLRKTDVGKAVHLQGWVHRSRDLGGLVFIDLRDRYGKTQLVVHPEENAELAARAHELHAEWVVEVDGVVQERPAGMINKDMSTGEIEVKLTSLDVLNKSLPLPFQLDEAAKAAEELRLKYRYLDLRRPELQEILMLRHRVAAIVREHFSTEGFCEIETPFLVKSTPEGARDYLVPSRIFPGEFYALPQSPQLYKQLLMVAGMDRYFQIVKCFRDEDLRSDRQPEFTQVDVEISFPDRDMIFETAERLFEKILKEGWGLALPTPFPRLSYKYVVETYGSDKPDLRFGLPFFNVTEDLRLTDFRVIAESVQNGGVVIGLCVDGKASVSRKDIAELEEIARNSGLQGVLSLKYTEEGFSGVLAGKVDEESLKAVVEQMNAKRGDLILLAVGKKSQILKGLGVLRRKLADRFKLFDPTARTNPSIFWVTDFPLFERDEDTGEVNASHHPFTGYLAEDAHMLETEPWNVRSTSYDLVMNGSELISGSIRIHDPIQQASIFRLLGISDEEAELRFGFLLEALKFGAPPMGGLAIGLDRTIMALTGGSIRDVIAFPKTNLAQSLMDGCPSPVNPKLLDDLHLNLTEPRNS; translated from the coding sequence ATGAAGCGTCGAACACATACCTGCGGGCAGCTCCGCAAGACCGATGTCGGCAAGGCCGTGCATCTTCAGGGTTGGGTCCATCGCAGCCGCGATCTTGGCGGCCTGGTCTTCATTGACTTGCGGGACCGATATGGCAAAACCCAGCTTGTGGTTCATCCCGAAGAAAATGCCGAACTGGCCGCGCGCGCCCACGAACTCCATGCCGAATGGGTAGTCGAGGTCGACGGTGTCGTGCAGGAACGGCCTGCGGGCATGATCAATAAGGACATGTCCACCGGCGAAATCGAAGTCAAGCTCACCAGCTTGGATGTCCTGAACAAGAGCCTTCCGCTGCCTTTCCAGCTTGATGAAGCTGCCAAAGCCGCCGAAGAACTCCGCCTGAAGTACCGCTACCTCGATCTGCGTCGCCCCGAGTTGCAGGAGATCCTGATGCTCCGCCACCGCGTGGCTGCCATTGTTCGGGAGCATTTCTCTACCGAAGGCTTCTGTGAGATCGAAACTCCGTTTCTGGTCAAAAGTACCCCGGAAGGTGCGCGGGACTATCTGGTTCCCAGCCGCATCTTCCCCGGTGAATTCTATGCCTTGCCCCAGTCCCCCCAGCTCTACAAGCAGTTGCTGATGGTTGCCGGCATGGACCGCTATTTCCAGATCGTAAAATGCTTCCGCGATGAGGATCTGCGCTCCGACCGCCAGCCTGAATTCACTCAAGTCGACGTCGAAATCAGCTTCCCCGACCGGGATATGATCTTCGAAACCGCCGAACGGCTCTTCGAGAAGATTCTCAAGGAAGGGTGGGGATTAGCCCTTCCTACGCCGTTCCCGCGACTCTCCTACAAGTATGTGGTCGAAACCTATGGCAGTGATAAGCCGGACCTTCGCTTCGGCCTGCCCTTCTTCAATGTCACTGAGGACTTGCGGCTCACTGACTTCCGCGTCATCGCCGAGTCCGTCCAAAACGGTGGTGTAGTTATTGGGCTATGTGTCGATGGCAAGGCGTCTGTGTCCCGTAAAGATATTGCTGAACTTGAAGAAATTGCCCGTAACTCGGGGTTGCAAGGGGTCTTATCTCTTAAATACACCGAAGAAGGCTTCTCCGGAGTCCTTGCCGGAAAGGTCGATGAAGAGAGTCTCAAGGCCGTCGTCGAACAGATGAATGCCAAGCGCGGCGATCTCATCCTGCTGGCAGTTGGCAAGAAGAGCCAGATCCTGAAGGGCCTCGGCGTCCTCCGCCGCAAGCTCGCCGACCGCTTCAAGCTGTTTGATCCCACTGCCCGCACCAATCCGTCCATCTTCTGGGTGACTGATTTTCCGCTGTTCGAGCGCGATGAAGACACCGGGGAGGTCAATGCATCTCACCATCCCTTCACCGGTTACTTGGCCGAAGATGCCCATATGCTCGAAACAGAACCGTGGAATGTCCGCTCCACCTCTTATGACTTGGTCATGAACGGCAGTGAACTCATTTCCGGCTCCATCCGTATCCATGATCCCATCCAGCAGGCCAGCATTTTCCGCCTGCTCGGCATTTCCGATGAGGAAGCTGAACTGCGCTTCGGTTTCCTGCTCGAGGCACTCAAATTCGGTGCACCCCCCATGGGCGGTCTGGCCATTGGCCTCGACCGCACCATCATGGCCCTCACCGGGGGCTCCATCCGTGACGTCATTGCGTTCCCCAAGACAAATCTGGCCCAGTCCCTCATGGATGGCTGCCCATCACCGGTCAACCCGAAACTGCTTGATGATCTGCATCTCAATCTGACGGAACCTCGGAACTCATAA
- a CDS encoding PhoH family protein has translation MLRPLLGPGDSNLHYVQRFLGSRVTARREKILIRGSQPDNTQAVDVLMEMIGRTRRKGTLSPMDIDIILRLSGSEVKPSVAEEVRIDNGTCSFRAGERTFGPRTRGQEAYCKAIQAHDITFGIGPAGTGKTFLAVLVGVSQFLAGKYDRIILTRPVVEAGENLGFLPGDVQEKVDPYFRPLYDALMKLLPAERLRKFFDRNAFEIAPLAFMRGRTLDNAFVILDEAQNTTTGQLKMFLTRLGENAKAVVTGDLTQIDLHPRSTSGLLSIHDILRDIEGVQFVYFDQVDVVRHPLVARIIGAYEEFQHRQTPEETVPETPTTAKGGDESVERPASQ, from the coding sequence GTGCTCCGGCCACTTTTGGGTCCCGGAGATTCCAATTTGCATTATGTTCAGCGCTTCCTCGGCTCTCGCGTCACAGCGCGCCGGGAGAAGATCCTGATTCGCGGATCCCAGCCGGACAACACGCAGGCGGTGGATGTTCTGATGGAGATGATTGGCCGCACCCGTCGCAAAGGCACGCTCTCGCCGATGGATATCGATATTATTCTCCGTCTGTCCGGCAGCGAGGTCAAGCCCAGCGTCGCCGAAGAGGTCCGCATCGATAACGGCACCTGTAGCTTCCGCGCCGGCGAACGCACCTTCGGTCCCCGCACCCGCGGCCAGGAAGCCTACTGCAAGGCCATTCAGGCTCATGATATCACCTTCGGCATTGGTCCCGCCGGAACCGGTAAGACCTTCCTTGCGGTGCTTGTCGGTGTGTCGCAGTTTCTTGCGGGCAAGTATGACCGCATCATTCTCACCCGTCCCGTCGTCGAAGCAGGTGAGAACCTCGGCTTCCTTCCCGGTGATGTTCAGGAGAAGGTGGATCCCTACTTCCGCCCGCTCTACGATGCCCTGATGAAGCTCCTGCCTGCCGAACGCCTGCGCAAATTCTTCGACCGCAACGCGTTCGAAATTGCGCCGCTGGCCTTCATGCGTGGCCGCACCTTGGATAACGCCTTTGTGATTCTCGATGAAGCCCAGAACACAACCACCGGCCAGCTTAAGATGTTCCTCACCCGGCTCGGTGAGAATGCCAAAGCCGTGGTCACAGGAGATCTGACTCAAATCGACCTGCATCCCCGCTCAACCAGCGGACTGCTGTCCATCCATGATATTCTGCGCGACATTGAAGGCGTGCAGTTCGTTTACTTCGACCAGGTGGACGTCGTACGGCATCCCCTTGTAGCCCGGATTATCGGCGCGTACGAGGAATTCCAGCACCGCCAGACGCCCGAGGAGACCGTACCTGAGACCCCGACTACCGCTAAAGGAGGCGACGAAAGCGTTGAGCGACCAGCCTCCCAGTAA